The Candidatus Nanosynbacter featherlites region TGCCTCGGTCACCCGCTGCGCCGTTGGCAAATTAGTATCAACATTTTCCAATGCTTTAGTGGCGTCAGCCAGGGTGTAGCCCAGCGCCATCAACGCTTCCAGTGCTTCGTCAGAGGTGTTCAGTTCAGTTTGGACTGTAGTGTCTGCTCGACCATACTGCGTCGGCAAGCCAACTTTATCGCTCAAATCAACCACCACGCGCTCAGCAGTTTTTTTGCCGACGCCAGCAGCTTTTTGTACAAACGCACTGTCAGCATTGGCGATGGCATTGCGCACATGCTCTGCGTCGCCGAGGCTGAGAATTGCCAACGCTGCTTTCGGACCGACACCCTGAACCGTGATGAGCATTTCAAACATTTTCTTTGCTGCCAAACTCGAAAAACCAAACAATTCTTCCGCCTGCTCACGGACGTGATGATAGGTATAAAACTTAACATCCTGATCCAGGATCACCGCGTCAAAATCACCAGCCGCCACGCTAACTTCATAACCAACGCCGTGAACGTCGATCACCAACGATCCATTAAATTTCTCGGCAACTTTTCCAAAAACATGTGCAATCATAATTCAATTATACCCGATTCATCGCTGCGTGGGTAATTGCCGCCGCCAGAGCATCAGCACAGTCGTCTGGCTTCGGCACGTCCTTGAGTCCCAAATTCAAGCGAACCATTTCCTGCACTTGCTTTTTATCAGCCTTGCCATAGCCCGTCAGCGTCTGTTTGATCTGCAGCGGCGTATACTCAGCGATTGGCAAGCCCGCTTTTCGCCCCGTGAGCATCGCTACACCACGCGCTTCTGCCACGGAAATCGCCGTCGTGACGTTACGGGCAAAAAACAATTTCTCAATCGACATGACATCAGGCTTAGTCTCAGTAATGATCTCTGTCAAACTGTCAAAAATTTCTTCCAGCCGCTCATCAATTGGCGTGTGTGCCGGCGTTCTAACAACTCCCGCTGTCACCAGCCTGAACTTACCGCCCGAAAAATCAATCACACCAAAGCCCAAAATCCCCGTTCCTGGATCAATACCAATAATTCTCATGGTTTATATTATAGCAATGATTTAACCGCTCAGTCACTAACTCATCGCCGTAATCGTCGTATCAATTGCGAAAGCTCCCAACGCCACTGCCACGCACCGTAACCTGCCGCCAACAAACTAACGCCACCAAACACCCACCAGCCCCAGGTCGCACCAGCAACATGTTGAACGCCCGCTGTCGCCGACCCAACAACTGGCATACTGGCAGTTTTTATCTTCCGACAACGCCGGGTGGCTGGGTTGCGCTCAAATCCTTCCGGACAGTCTTTTAGAATGTCATCTGCGGCAGCAATTTTCTTGCAGCGGCCAGTTGCCGGATTACGAAATTGACCATCAGGACATGGCTTCAAGGTTTTAGCGGCGGCCGAGGCGATTGAGCGACACCGACCAGTTTCCTCGCTGCGATAATACCCTTCTTTACACGGCGTTACAGTCTTTGCTGCTTCGATTTTCCGACAGCGACGAGTTTCAGGATGCCGATATTGACCAGCTGGACACGGCGCTAACACATCAGACTCAGTAGACGGCGTTGGAATTTTTACACATTTACCCGACTCATTACGCATATAGCCAGCCTGGCAATCCGCATATTCCTTAAACACATTGGCAGCACCCTCAGTCACCGCAAACGTCTGCATCCACTCACCATCAAGCAAGCTCCAGGAAGCACCCTTTGCGATTTTGTCATATTCAGTAGCATCAATTTCCGCACCAGCCTCATCCAGGACATACACCTTACCCTTGGTTTTTGGTAATTTTAATTTCGTATGACTCACTTTGACCGCCCGCAATTCACCAGATTTCAGTTCGATATCACCAAGGACCTCCTGTGAATTGTTACTGTCAATTGTCAACTTGCAGCCGGCCGTCGTGATGGTTTTATTACTCCCATTCACCAATTCAATGAACGGCTCATCAACATGAGAAGCAATTTCATTCAACTTCAAACCTTCACACTTATTCAGTGGTTTTGGTGGCTCAGGAGTTTTGCAACGTGGACGCGTGTACGGCATCACCTCCTGGTCACCAGCTGTTTTATTTGACGAAAAATCAGCGAAATTATTTTTCGAATCAACAATGATTCCATCGGCAAAACAGCGCCAGACAGTTTTCACGCCACCAGTCACAGGCGCAGCCAAAAACTTCTTTGTCTCACCCCAACCAACAATATCCGCCATTGACCCATCAGCCCGCGACAACACCACCGACCCTTCACCTTGGATCACGCTCGGTGCCTTATCAAACTTCACTGCTTTGGTTAGCGCTGGATCAT contains the following coding sequences:
- the ruvA gene encoding Holliday junction branch migration protein RuvA, yielding MIAHVFGKVAEKFNGSLVIDVHGVGYEVSVAAGDFDAVILDQDVKFYTYHHVREQAEELFGFSSLAAKKMFEMLITVQGVGPKAALAILSLGDAEHVRNAIANADSAFVQKAAGVGKKTAERVVVDLSDKVGLPTQYGRADTTVQTELNTSDEALEALMALGYTLADATKALENVDTNLPTAQRVTEALKK
- the ruvC gene encoding crossover junction endodeoxyribonuclease RuvC — its product is MRIIGIDPGTGILGFGVIDFSGGKFRLVTAGVVRTPAHTPIDERLEEIFDSLTEIITETKPDVMSIEKLFFARNVTTAISVAEARGVAMLTGRKAGLPIAEYTPLQIKQTLTGYGKADKKQVQEMVRLNLGLKDVPKPDDCADALAAAITHAAMNRV
- a CDS encoding lamin tail domain-containing protein, translating into MKYLRNTLLMTLIAALIMPSPSVLAVGNAEVETSSGGDASQVVETSTPSSGSTAAAPSSQLAPDLTTEQPTVESVAAANPPAVAPVNPAPSPVQTTAESPEKTAPLLISKVSPDKKYIEIYNPTDSNVTLAGWKIEHYRADVKTGGKELKDEVILANDFLVLSNDPALTKAVKFDKAPSVIQGEGSVVLSRADGSMADIVGWGETKKFLAAPVTGGVKTVWRCFADGIIVDSKNNFADFSSNKTAGDQEVMPYTRPRCKTPEPPKPLNKCEGLKLNEIASHVDEPFIELVNGSNKTITTAGCKLTIDSNNSQEVLGDIELKSGELRAVKVSHTKLKLPKTKGKVYVLDEAGAEIDATEYDKIAKGASWSLLDGEWMQTFAVTEGAANVFKEYADCQAGYMRNESGKCVKIPTPSTESDVLAPCPAGQYRHPETRRCRKIEAAKTVTPCKEGYYRSEETGRCRSIASAAAKTLKPCPDGQFRNPATGRCKKIAAADDILKDCPEGFERNPATRRCRKIKTASMPVVGSATAGVQHVAGATWGWWVFGGVSLLAAGYGAWQWRWELSQLIRRLRR